GCGGTTCGGCACCTTCGAGGAGGCGCTCACCCTCGCCAACGACTCCGATTACGGGCTGGCCGCCGGGATCGTCACCCGCGATCTGAATCGGGCGTTGGAATTCGCCCGGAGCTCGAAAAACGGACTGGTGAAAATCAACCAACCGACCACGGGAATGGGCATGACCGTCCCCTTCGGCGGCCTCAAGGAATCCAGCACCCAGACATTCAAAGAGCAGGCCGGCAATTCGATGATGATGTTCTACACCCAGGAGAAGAGTGTTTACATCTCCGCTCTTTCCTGACCCGTCGGGGCGCGGAGGCGGAAGAGCACGGTGCGGACCACCGCACTCCGGATGAATTGCGCGGCGGCCACATTCGTACGACCCCGCCGCCACATCACGACGGCCACCACCGAACCGGCGCCGCCGCCGGGCCGTGCGCCATCACGCGCCTGCACGGCTTACAGCCGTAGGAAAAGCTCAGTGCACGGTGCACATCGATCTCCGCGGGACTCTGTGCCGAATCACCATAGGACCGGATGGGGCGCGTCCGTAGCGTGGAGGCGTGCAGAAATCCGGGGCACCAGGGAAAGGGAGCACCAAAAATGCAGGAATTGTTGCAACGGGACGAATTCCGCCAGGCCCTCCAGGACGCCATCAAGGGCCGGGAGGCCAAGAACGCGTCATTCAGCAAGGCATGGGCCGAAGGGACGCTCAAGCACGAGCACTTCGCTCGCTGGGCTGAGAACCACTACCACTACGTGGGCCCCTTCGCCGATTACCTCTCCTACGTCTACGCCAACATCCCCGACGCCTTCACCGGGGCGAAGGACTTCACGCTGCAGAACATGTACGAGGAGGAGCTGGCCGACATCCGGCACACCGATCTGCTCATCCGGTTCGCTGAGGCCTGCGGGACCACGCGGGAGCGGATCGAGGATCCCTCCAACATGAATCCCGTCACGCGTGGACTGCAGTCCTGGTGCTACGCCGTCGCGATGCGCGAGCACTTCGTGGTCGCCACCGCGGCCCTGGTAGTGGGGCTGGAGTCCCAGGTGCCCAGCATCTACCGCAAGCAGATCGTTCCCCTGCGGGAGGTCTACGGGTTCACCGAGGACGAGATCGAGTTCTTCGACCTGCACATCACCTCCGACGAGGTGCACGGCGAGCGGGGCTACCAGATCGTTCTCGACCACGCCGACACCCCTGAACTGCAGCAGCGCTGCCTGCAGATGTGCCGCTGGGGCGCGGAAATGCGCTTCTCCTACACACAGGCCCTCTACGACACCTACGTCAAGCCCGACCTGATGACCGCCTGAGGACGGTCCGGCCGGCGGCGCCGCCTCCCTCCGGGAACGCGCCGCCGGCGCCGATCGCCCGCCGAAACCCCCGGCCCGCCGCCATGGGCCGGTGAGCGCAGTTGGGACAGCAGATTGACCGAATGGGTAGAGGTCGCCACGCTCCAGGAACTCCGCCGACGCAAGCGCAAGCTCGTCATCATCGGCGACACCCGGATCGCGCTCTTCCTCGTCGATGACCGGGTGTACGCGCTGGCCGACACCTGCGTCCACAAGCAGAGGTCATTGACCAAGGGCACGGTCCTGCACGGCCGGGTCATCTGCCCCGGCCACCAGTGGGCCTTCGACCTCGAAAGCGGCCGAGCCGATGACCGCGACGAGTGCCAGCCGACCCACGACGTGCGGATCGACGACTCCACCGTCTACCTCGATCCCCGACCCCACCCCGCCCCGCACAGGGCGCTGCAGGAAGCGCGAATGTCCAAGGAGCCGTGATGCTGGAAACCATCCTGATCGTCGGCGCCGGCCAGACCGCCGCCGTCGCGATACGCACCCTTCGCCGCCGCGGCTTCGACGGGCGCATCATCCTCATCGGTGCCGAAGCCGATCTGCCCTACCAGCGCCCGCCGCTGTCAAAGGAGTACCTGCTCGGTGAGCAGGACCGCTCCGAACTGGACCTGCTGCCGGCGCAGTGGTGCGAGCACAACGGCGTCGAGACCTGCACCGGAGCGGAAGTCCGGCGCGTGGACACCGGCGGGGGAGGCGTCGAGCTGTCCGATGGTTCGCGGATCAGCGGCGATGCCGTGCTGCTGGCCACGGGAGGCCGCCCTCGGCGGCTGAGCGTCGACGGCGATGAGCACGTGCACTACCTGCGCACCCTCGCCGACGCCGACCGGATCCGCACGTTGATCCGCCCCGACGCACACGTCATCGTGGTCGGTGCGGGCTTCATCGGTTCGGAGCTGGCCTCCTCCGCTCGAACTCGGGGAGCCGCCGTGACCGTGCTGGAACAGGCCGCCTGTCCGTTCGGAAACGTCGTCGGTCCTGTGATCGGAGACGTGTGCGCCGCGGCGCAACGGGAACACGGAGTGGACCTGCGCACAGCGACGACGGTCACCGAGGTCGGTCGCACCTCCGCCGGAACGTTCGTGCGCACCGGATCCGGAGCGGTGATCGAGGGAGACATCGTGGTAGCCGGCGTCGGAATGCTGCCCAATGCCGAGCTCGCCCGCGATTCCGGGATCGCGACCGACGACGGCGTCCTGGTGGACGAGTACTGCCGGACCTCCGCGGCGAACGTCTTCGCAGCAGGCGATGTGGCCCGCCACCATCACCCGCTGTTCGGCCGGCGCATGCGCGTGGAGCACTTCGACAACGCCAGCAAGCAGGGTATGACGGCCGCCAAGAACATCCTGGGCAGACCGACGGCCTACACGGATCCGCACTGGTTCTGGTCGGACCAGTTCGGTCTCAATCTGCAGTGCATCGGGCGCACCTCCAACGCCGACGACATCGTCATCCGCGGCCGGCTCGACGCCTTCGACTTCACCGCCTTCTACCTGGAGGAGGGGGTGCTCCGGGCGGCGTTCACCGTGGAGCGCGGCGGCGACGTGCCCCTTGCCGGGGCGCTCATCACCCAGCAGGTCAGGCCGGACGTCGACGCGCTGCGCGACGAGGACCACGACCTCGCCGATCTGCTCACGACCGCATAAGCCCTCACGCACGTCGCGTTCCTTCCCGATGTGGGACCACGGTCCCACCCGATCCCAGCGGCCGGACCCCGGCCCGCGTGGAGGAGACATTCCATGGAGTTCGTTCGGGTCGCCCGCTCCGGACAGATCCCCGAGGGGATCGTCCGCCGCTTCTTCGTCAACGGCGTGGAACTCGCCGTTGCCCGCTCCGAAGAGGGAGCGGTGCACGTCATGTCCAACTACTGCACACACCTGGACTGCCTGCTGTCCTCCGGCAGGGTGACCGACGACGGGTTGCTCTGCTCGTGCCACGGCAGCGTCTTCGACTTCGATTCCGGGGAACCCATCACCCCACCGGCGACTCGGCCCGTGCGCGTGTTCGAGGCCAAGGAGGAGGACGGCCAGGTCTACGTCGCCCTCCCTGCCGAGACCCAGCGCACGGAACGGCCCAAGCGGCGGCTGAGCACGTAGTGAGGTCGGCGAGGCCGGAGCGGAGGTGACCGGCGAAGCAGCCACCGGGGACCGGACCGCGGGGAGCACCGAGTGAATCGAAGAGAACCGGCCGGCGAGGGGCGGCGCAACCGCTGGGCACTGCTGCCCCTGCTCCTCGCGACGTTCACCGGGACAGTGGCGAACAGCATCGTCAACGTCCCGCTCGCCCTGATCGTGGCCGACCTCGGCGTCACGGTCGCGGCGGGGTCGCTGATCGTCGTGGCCTTCGCCGCGGTTCTGGCCTCGCTGATGCCCGTCACAGGGTGGCTCGCGGACCGCTGGGGGCGCCGCAGAGTGTTCGTCTGCGCGATGGGGGCCATGGCGGGCTCCTCCGCTGGGGCCGCGTTCGCGCCCGATCTCGGGATCCTCGTGCTGTGCAGGGCCGCGCAGGGAGCCGCGTGCGCGGCCGTTCTTCCCACCGTCATGGCGCTGCTGGTGACCTCCTCGGGAGAGCGGCGCCGAAGCCGGACGCTCGGACTGTGGGCGGCGGCGAACGGCCTGGGCCAGGCGGCCGGGCCGGCGCTGGGCGGGGCCCTGGCCACCTGGTTCGGCTGGCGCGCGGTGTTCTGGCCAATCGTCGCGCTGGCGCTGCTCGCCCTGGCCGGAGCGCTGTGGCTGCTCCCCCGGGACGCGCCCCGGCCGCTGCGCCTGGACTGGGGCGGCGCCCTGATGCTCACCCTGGCCGCCGCCCTGATGATGGGCTCGGCGGCGGCGACCGCCCCGCTCGGACCGGCATCCCCCCTCGTCTGGGGGAGCGCTTTCGCCGGGATCGCCGCGACGTGCGCGTTTCTGCTGGTGGAACGGGGACGGGCGGACCCGTTCCTGCATCTGCACCTGCTGCTGGAAACGCGCTACCTCCGCTCGTGCCTGGCCGCATTGGCACAGATGTTCTGCCTGGGAGCTCTGCTGATCGGGATCCCCCTCTACCTCACCGGCCAGAAAGGCGCCACCCCCCTGGCCTCGGGCCTGGTCCTGCTGAGCATCCCCGTGACGATGGCGCTGCTCGCTCCGGTGGTCGGTGCCCTCAGCGATCGCTGGGGCGCCCGCCACGCCCTGCGGTTCGGGCTCGTCTTGCTCATCATCGGTCAGCTCCTGACCGTGGCCGCGGTGGCTCTCGATTCGGGAGTGGGTCCCTTGCTCATCACCGCCCTGATCGCCGCGGGTGCCGGCATGGCGTCCGTGCAGACCCCCGCGGCGACCGGGGCGTCGCGTTCGCGCCTGGGCCGGCACGGGACCGGACTCGGGCTGTTCAACCTGGTGCGCTTCGGCGGTTCGGGGCTGGGGGCGGCATGGGTCGCACTGGCGGTGGACCGGTCGCCGATGTTCGGATCGGCCTTCGCCGTCTGCGCAGGGGTCGCGGTCATCGGGCTCGTCGGCGCGTTCGCGGGTCGGGACCCCGGCCCCGATACGCGCCCGGCGCCTCGGAACTGAGGGGCGTGGCGGCACCGGGCGGCCGGTCAGTGCGGGAACACATCATTGGCGGGCGGCGCGAGTTCCTGTTCGATGGCGGAGGCGATGGAGCCCAGGGTGTCGATGTGGTGCGCCAGCCACACCATGAACTGGGTATCCGCCGAACGCAGGTCCCGACCCAGCACCCGAGAGGCGCGCTCCAGTTTGTAGAGCATGGTGTTGCGGTGCAGTCGCATCGACCGCGCCGCCGCATTGAGGTTGCCCCCCGATCTGATATAGGCGAGGACGACCTGCTCCAAGTCGCCCGTCTGGCTGTGGACGTCCCGCAGCGGTGTCAGCACTTCATCGACGAAGGCCCGCCCCCGACGGCTCCCACCCAGATCCCTGAGCACCGCGAACACGCGGAGTTCGGAATAGCCGCAGACCGGATCGGCCTCCAGGCGGCGGGCCAGCCCCATGGCGACCCGGGCTTCGTAGTAGCTCGTCGACACCCCGGCCGCCCCCAGCCCGCAACGCCCGTAGGAGACCCTGACCTCGGATCCCAGACGGCGACTGAAAGCCCGGTGCAACCGCTGCGCGAACCGGGTGATGGTCTTGTCCTCCTCGTCGCCCTGCAACGAGTCCGGTCCTGAAGGCAGCGGGTCGATCACCACCAGCATCGTCCCCATCACCGTGGCAAGGCGCGGCCTGTCACCGGGGGGATCCAGGGTCTGGGCGATCCGTGCCATGGAGGCTCCCCGCTGCATGGTGGACCGGTCCGATGGAATCAGTGCGGAGGAGGCCACGATGTGGACGGCGTAGCGGCCCTCGATGTCGAACTCCTGGTGCCGTGCACGCGCTCGGAGTTCGTGCTCGTCGGCGAACCGACCGTGCACGAGCGCGTAGATGAAGTCACCGCGCGTCCGTTCCTCGGCGGTGCGCATGGACCACTGGCGCAGCATCTCCGATCCGATGAGGGTCGCCCCGTGCTCGACGATGATCCGGTGCTGGGCGAGATCGTGGCGCTCGGGCGGCCGGTGTCCCTCCGCCACCGCGAGCCACCCGTAAACCTCTCCCGCGACCATAATCGGAGCGCTGAGAACGTGAGCAGGGGTCCATTCCTCGCCCCCGCCGCTCTCCAACACGATGCCGTGCGTGGGAGGGCCGTGTCCCTGCTCGTCGCCTTCAAGGGGGATCTCACCGAGGCGCTCGGCCAAGGGGACCGCGATCGACGACGGATCAGCGTTCCACGCTCCGGGCGGCACCGCCGAGGCGATGACCTCGCCGGCCGCACCGAGCACCAGGACCGGACTCCGCGCCAGGCCCGTGATGGCCTGGGCCATAGCCGGGATCCCCGCCCCCCGGGAGAGCACTTCGGCCAGCGTGCGGTGCACCCTCATGCTGTATTCGAGGACGTGCGCGGTCTGTGCCAGCGCCTTCTGCCCGACCAGTCGGCTGACCGCCGGATAGTCGGCGGCGCACGGGAGCACGACCAAGGGCAGGCCCCGCTCCCTCGCCGCAGAGGATGCCGCGGCGAGTTCCATGGGATCGCTATCCGGCGGCCACGCCAGCAGGGCCGATCCGGCGCGATCTGCCACCTCCCCGACCACGGAGCAGGCGCCACTGGGATCCCGGATGGCGGTGGTGGACACGTGGACGGCGACTCCGGCGAGGTCGTTCTTCGAGCGCGCCCCTCCCACGTTGATCTCCGACCAGGGCAGGCACCACGCCACCTGCGTCCGGCCGATGTCGCCTTCGAGAACGAGGGCGGAGCGCAACAGCGGCTCGGCGAGCAGGTCCTCGACGCTGACACGGCCTTCGGGGCCGCTGCGGTCATGTGCCATGTGCCCACATCCCGGTACTCGTTTTCGGCAAAGTGTACATTGCCGGACAATAGCATTCCATATGAAGCTATGAGCGATATCGATCGACGGTTTTCCATTCAGAGATCCGGCGATCGGCCTCCGAATAGACAACAGCTTCAATCACAGGAGAAGTATTTTCAATAGCGGGTGACCGGTTTTGCACCTCGAAATCAATCTCCGGTTCCACCACAACACGGAGGCAACAAAGTAATGGCACCTTCCTCTTGAAGGAGTGGGTATGCACACGGTGTACCGATTGACCCTCGAAGACGCCCTGGTGGTACTGCGCGCAGCCGAGCAGGAAGCCGAGAGGATCGGAGTTCGGCAGACCATCTGCATCGCAGATGACGGTGCCCATCCCATCGCATTGCACAGGATGACCGGGGCGCGATTGACCGGAGTCGAAATCGCCATGGCCAAGGCATTCACAGCTGCCGGCCACCAGCGTGACACGCATAAATTCAATGAACCGCCGGACGGCCCCGCCCTCCCCGGCAACGAGGCGTTTGGGATCAGCCACATGCACCCGGGACGCTTCGCCGTCTTCGTCGGCGGGTTCCCCATCGTGTACGAGGAGCAGGTGATCGGCGCCGTCGGTGTCAGCGGCGGCAACGGCGACCAGGACAAGGCGGTCGGCGCCGCGGCGCTGGCGGCCTTCCGCCACCGGGTCGCCGCGGTCGGTGCACCCACTGCCTGACCGCCTTCCGGCGTCCACGCCGGTCCGGCTCACTTTCGGCTCTGTCCCGCTTTCGGTGATGACCTAGAGCAGCGTTGTGTCACGCACGGCTATGCGTGCTGTCAACGAGCTTGTGCAGCTCGTGTCCGCGGGCCTGTTTCCCCTGGATACTGAGGATGTCAGCAGCGAGGACGGGATGATCCGGATCCGGGCGCGCACTCCCGAGAGGCCGGCGCCCTGCCCAGTGTGCGGGACTCGTTCCGCTCGGGTGCACGCCTTCCGAGCGCACCGTGGCCGATGCGCCGGTGGACTGCCGGCGCGTGGCCGTGGTGGTGCGGGTGCGCCGCCTGGTGTGCCCCATTCTCGGCTGTGAGCGACAGACCTTCCGGGAGCAGCTTCCCGGCGTGCTGGAGCGCTACCAGCGGCGCACGCCCCGGCTGGCCGCTCAGATCGGCGCGGTCGTGAGGGAGTTGGCCGGTCGGGCGGGCGCGAGAGTGATGTCCGCCCTGGCCATGCAGACATCGGAGAACACCGCCTGCGCGCGCTGAAGCGCTTGGCGCTGCCGGTGCGGCCGATGCCGCGGGTGCCGGAGGTGGACGACTTCGCCCTGCGCAAGAGCCACCGGTATGCCACCGTGCTCACCGACGCGGCGACCAACGTCCGCGTCGATGTCTTGGCCGACCGCAGCGCCGACACGTCCGCGGCGTGGCTGCGCGACCATCCCGGCGTCGAAGTCGCCGTCCGCGACGGGGCGGCCTCCTATCCCGAGGCCGTGCGCCGGGCGCTTCCCGACGCCCTCCAGGTGGCCGACCGCTGGCACCTGTGGCACGACCTCTCCGAGGCCGTAGCCAAAGAAGCCGCGGCTCACAGCGGATGCTGGGCCAAGGCCGGGCCACCACGCCAAAAGTTGACTCGGCAGGAGACCTGAGGGGCCCTGATTCCAGCATGGAGTGTCCTTCGCCAGCAGGGCGCTCCTACTTCGGATCCGATCTCGACGCTCGAATCCTTGCAAGTCAACGGAAGAGGAATCCGCCGACCGCCCCCAGCCCGTGGTGGTCCAAAACCCTTGCCGCGACCTCGGGCTCTTTGGGCAGGAATCCCTCGGGCCCGAACTCGGTCGCGGTCAACCCGACCTCGCGCATCTCCCGGAGTACGCGCTCAGGCCGCATCTGGTGTCCCCAGCCGGGCACCTCGCACACACCCAGGAGATCGGTGCGCCGGCGATCCTGCACGGCTGTCCGGCCGTCATCTGATCCGTGTCCATACCTTCACCTTGTCGGTCCGCATCGATCTTCCACCGCCGGGCCCGGCCCGACGATCAGGTGGTCGGGGAGGATGCCCCGGGAATCGGCACCGTTGATCCGCGGACCTGGAGCGAGGGCTCGACCAGGTCCACATGCGCCTGCCGGAGCGGATCGTCGATCCGGGCAAGCAGCGCACGCCCCGCCCGGCGGCCGACCTCCTCGTTGGCCGGATCGACACTCGTCAGCCACAGATGGCGCAGGCGCGCCAGGTAGGTGTTGTCATAGCCGACCAGGGACAGCTCCTCCGGTGTTCTGACGCCGACGTCGTCCGCGGCCGACAGCGCGCCGATGCATGACATGTCGTTCGACGCAAAGATGGCCGTGGGCCGCTTTCCGCCGCTCAGCAGCTTGACCGCCGCGCGGTACGCGCCCTCTTCTCCGCCGTCGCCCGCCTCGACCGCGATGTCGTCCTCAAGCCCGCATGCGCGCATCGTCTCCTCATACGCCTGTCGGCGGATCGCGCCCACCACTCCGCGGCCGGAGATGTGGGCGATCCTGGTGTGGCCGAGTTCGATGAGGTGGCGAGTGGCGCTTTCGGCCCCCCTCCAGTCATCGGCGGCGATGGTGTCGACGCTGGGCAGGTCGATGTCCCGGCTGCTCGCTATCACTGTCGGGACCTCTCCCGCGATCTGCGCGATCGCCGGTGAGATCGGGATGGTCCCGACGAGCACCAGCCCGTCGACGCGCATTTCGAGGAATGTCTGGATCAGGCTCTCATCTGTCCGCTGGTTGAGTCGGCCGTCGCCAAACAGCATCCGCAGGCCGTGTTCGTGGAGTATCGGGTGCAGCCCGTCCAGCAGATCGACGATCCACGGGTTGCGCAGATGGCTGAGCAGCACACCGATCGTCCCGGTACGCCGCGCGCTGAGGCTGCGCGCCGCCGCGTTCGGTCGGTACCCAATCTGCTCCATCGCCTGCAACACTGCGCCGCGCCGAGCAGGGCTCACCTGGTCCGAGCCCTGCAGTACCAGTGACACCAGTGACTTGGAGACGCCGGCATGCTTGGCGACATCGCGGATCGTCGGCCGCCGCACCTCGCCCTGCTCGGGCGGGATACTCGTCATGTGGCCATCTCCTCCACGTCCCGTGAACTCTAATTGGACCGGTCCATCCACCCCTGACTGTCGCGGAGTCATTTCTTCCTGTCAACCCCTGCAAGGCGGATCCGCCAAGACCGCAGATCAGTGGAGTGCCATTCCTTTCCTTTGTGGATTTCTTGACGGGGCCTTGACAGATCTGCGTGGCACATATCACAGTTGCTAGCAATTGGATCGGTCCATGATTCGTCCAATTCAGGCGAGCCGCCCTTCCCTCCGACAAGGACGACCACTCCGGCGGCCAATCCCCCCTCGTCACCCGCGCGATCACCATCCGCCGCAGTCGCACGCCCCCCCGAACAACGTGCAAGGAGAAGTCCACGATGCGCCACCGCCAACGCAGACACCGCGTGCCACTCCGCTGGGCCGCCGTACTGGCCGCTGTCCCGACGCTGGCCGCCGGCTGTGCCCTCGGCGGGCACGCATCCCCTGAGGACCTCGGTGCCGAACTCGTCGTCGCCGCGAACATGGAGCCCCAGGACCTCGCCGCCCAGGGCGCCTACAAGGAGGTCAACGCCGTCGGGCTGCGCAACGTGGTCGAGACCCTGTTGCAGATCAGTCCGGAAACCGGCGAGATCGAGGGCGTCCTGGCCGAGAGCTGGGAGGTCGTCGACTCGCATACGGTGCGGCTCAAGATCCGTGAGGGCGTCACCTTCCACGACGGCACGGCCCTCGACGCGGAGACGGCCGCCTACATGACCGAGTTCGTGTGGGACAAGGACAACAACTTCACGATCCAGGAGTACGGCGGTCCGCAGATCAGCGCTCGCGCCATCGGCGACTACGAGATGGAGGTCACCACCGACGAGCCCGATCCGACGCTGCTGCACCGCCTCACCCTCCACGGGATCACCTCGCGCAAGCAGATCGAGGAGGATGCGAGCGCGCACAGTCAGGAGCCCATCGGAACCGGACCGTACAGATTCGTCGAGTGGCAGCGCGGGTCGTACTGGAGTGCCGAACGGTGGGACGGCTGGTGGGGCTATGAGGCGGACGACGCCCCGGGAACGACCGAGCCGCCGTTCGAGAGGTTGCGGTTCGAGTTCCGCCCCGAGGAGGGCGTCCGCACGGCGATGGCAAAGAGCGGTGAGGCCCACATCGCGATGTTCCCCGCTGCGGCCGACTGCAACGAGGCCGAGCACGTGAACACCTACACCTGCCTGGCGGGCCCGTCCGACACTTACCTGTACGCGCGCCTCGACCACCCCAGCGCCGGCGCGGATCCGCGCCTCGGTGACAAGCGGATCAGGGAGGCGTTCTTCCTGTCGATCGACGCACAGAGCCTGAACGAGCACGTCATCGAATTCGGCACGCCCCTGCAGGGCCAGCTCTCCTGGGACGGGGTCACCGGTTTCAATCCGGAGTTGGACCCCTACCCCTACGATCCGGACCGTGCCGCCGGACTGCTCGGCGAAGCCGAGTCGGACGGCGTTGACGTCGCGGGCATCCCGCTGGAGGTCCGGGGCCGCACCGGGGCGACACCGGGCATCGGATCGATCGTCGAGGCGATCGGCGGCATGGTGAACGACACGGGCTTCAACGCGCAGTTCGGTCTCCAGGAACCCGCGGTCGCCAACGAGATCATCAACACGAAGCCGACACAGGACCGCGCCTACGTCCAGGTGCACGTCAGGCAGAACCCGTTCCAGGACCTGGGTCTCGTGCTCGAATCCAACTACTACTGCGCATCACGCGCGGTGGTGTGGTGCGACGACGGGTTCGACGCGGAGCTTGAGAACGCGCTCACGCTCTCCGGGACAGAGCGCGCCGCCGCCTTCGAGCAGCTCGCCGCCGACATCCACGGCGAGTACGTCATCTATCCGCTGAGCCAGTTGGAGCGCTCCTACCTGGTCAACGACGGCATCGCCGACTGGGAGTTCGGCCTTGGCCACCGCCTCCAGGCCATCTACATGACCCCCGCCAGCTGACGGCTCGGTCGCTGAACGGAACCGGCTCCAGAGCCGAATCCCTCGGAGGAAACGTTGGCACAGTACATCCTGAAGCGCTCAGTACAGTCGCTGATCCTGCTCTTCGTCATCATGAGCGCCGTCTTCGTCGGCGGCCGGCA
This sequence is a window from Spinactinospora alkalitolerans. Protein-coding genes within it:
- a CDS encoding TenA family transcriptional regulator, which gives rise to MQELLQRDEFRQALQDAIKGREAKNASFSKAWAEGTLKHEHFARWAENHYHYVGPFADYLSYVYANIPDAFTGAKDFTLQNMYEEELADIRHTDLLIRFAEACGTTRERIEDPSNMNPVTRGLQSWCYAVAMREHFVVATAALVVGLESQVPSIYRKQIVPLREVYGFTEDEIEFFDLHITSDEVHGERGYQIVLDHADTPELQQRCLQMCRWGAEMRFSYTQALYDTYVKPDLMTA
- a CDS encoding Rieske (2Fe-2S) protein — encoded protein: MTEWVEVATLQELRRRKRKLVIIGDTRIALFLVDDRVYALADTCVHKQRSLTKGTVLHGRVICPGHQWAFDLESGRADDRDECQPTHDVRIDDSTVYLDPRPHPAPHRALQEARMSKEP
- a CDS encoding NAD(P)/FAD-dependent oxidoreductase codes for the protein MLETILIVGAGQTAAVAIRTLRRRGFDGRIILIGAEADLPYQRPPLSKEYLLGEQDRSELDLLPAQWCEHNGVETCTGAEVRRVDTGGGGVELSDGSRISGDAVLLATGGRPRRLSVDGDEHVHYLRTLADADRIRTLIRPDAHVIVVGAGFIGSELASSARTRGAAVTVLEQAACPFGNVVGPVIGDVCAAAQREHGVDLRTATTVTEVGRTSAGTFVRTGSGAVIEGDIVVAGVGMLPNAELARDSGIATDDGVLVDEYCRTSAANVFAAGDVARHHHPLFGRRMRVEHFDNASKQGMTAAKNILGRPTAYTDPHWFWSDQFGLNLQCIGRTSNADDIVIRGRLDAFDFTAFYLEEGVLRAAFTVERGGDVPLAGALITQQVRPDVDALRDEDHDLADLLTTA
- a CDS encoding Rieske (2Fe-2S) protein, with translation MEFVRVARSGQIPEGIVRRFFVNGVELAVARSEEGAVHVMSNYCTHLDCLLSSGRVTDDGLLCSCHGSVFDFDSGEPITPPATRPVRVFEAKEEDGQVYVALPAETQRTERPKRRLST
- a CDS encoding MFS transporter, translating into MNRREPAGEGRRNRWALLPLLLATFTGTVANSIVNVPLALIVADLGVTVAAGSLIVVAFAAVLASLMPVTGWLADRWGRRRVFVCAMGAMAGSSAGAAFAPDLGILVLCRAAQGAACAAVLPTVMALLVTSSGERRRSRTLGLWAAANGLGQAAGPALGGALATWFGWRAVFWPIVALALLALAGALWLLPRDAPRPLRLDWGGALMLTLAAALMMGSAAATAPLGPASPLVWGSAFAGIAATCAFLLVERGRADPFLHLHLLLETRYLRSCLAALAQMFCLGALLIGIPLYLTGQKGATPLASGLVLLSIPVTMALLAPVVGALSDRWGARHALRFGLVLLIIGQLLTVAAVALDSGVGPLLITALIAAGAGMASVQTPAATGASRSRLGRHGTGLGLFNLVRFGGSGLGAAWVALAVDRSPMFGSAFAVCAGVAVIGLVGAFAGRDPGPDTRPAPRN
- a CDS encoding PucR family transcriptional regulator — protein: MAHDRSGPEGRVSVEDLLAEPLLRSALVLEGDIGRTQVAWCLPWSEINVGGARSKNDLAGVAVHVSTTAIRDPSGACSVVGEVADRAGSALLAWPPDSDPMELAAASSAARERGLPLVVLPCAADYPAVSRLVGQKALAQTAHVLEYSMRVHRTLAEVLSRGAGIPAMAQAITGLARSPVLVLGAAGEVIASAVPPGAWNADPSSIAVPLAERLGEIPLEGDEQGHGPPTHGIVLESGGGEEWTPAHVLSAPIMVAGEVYGWLAVAEGHRPPERHDLAQHRIIVEHGATLIGSEMLRQWSMRTAEERTRGDFIYALVHGRFADEHELRARARHQEFDIEGRYAVHIVASSALIPSDRSTMQRGASMARIAQTLDPPGDRPRLATVMGTMLVVIDPLPSGPDSLQGDEEDKTITRFAQRLHRAFSRRLGSEVRVSYGRCGLGAAGVSTSYYEARVAMGLARRLEADPVCGYSELRVFAVLRDLGGSRRGRAFVDEVLTPLRDVHSQTGDLEQVVLAYIRSGGNLNAAARSMRLHRNTMLYKLERASRVLGRDLRSADTQFMVWLAHHIDTLGSIASAIEQELAPPANDVFPH
- a CDS encoding GlcG/HbpS family heme-binding protein encodes the protein MHTVYRLTLEDALVVLRAAEQEAERIGVRQTICIADDGAHPIALHRMTGARLTGVEIAMAKAFTAAGHQRDTHKFNEPPDGPALPGNEAFGISHMHPGRFAVFVGGFPIVYEEQVIGAVGVSGGNGDQDKAVGAAALAAFRHRVAAVGAPTA
- a CDS encoding LacI family DNA-binding transcriptional regulator → MTSIPPEQGEVRRPTIRDVAKHAGVSKSLVSLVLQGSDQVSPARRGAVLQAMEQIGYRPNAAARSLSARRTGTIGVLLSHLRNPWIVDLLDGLHPILHEHGLRMLFGDGRLNQRTDESLIQTFLEMRVDGLVLVGTIPISPAIAQIAGEVPTVIASSRDIDLPSVDTIAADDWRGAESATRHLIELGHTRIAHISGRGVVGAIRRQAYEETMRACGLEDDIAVEAGDGGEEGAYRAAVKLLSGGKRPTAIFASNDMSCIGALSAADDVGVRTPEELSLVGYDNTYLARLRHLWLTSVDPANEEVGRRAGRALLARIDDPLRQAHVDLVEPSLQVRGSTVPIPGASSPTT
- a CDS encoding ABC transporter substrate-binding protein, with product MRHRQRRHRVPLRWAAVLAAVPTLAAGCALGGHASPEDLGAELVVAANMEPQDLAAQGAYKEVNAVGLRNVVETLLQISPETGEIEGVLAESWEVVDSHTVRLKIREGVTFHDGTALDAETAAYMTEFVWDKDNNFTIQEYGGPQISARAIGDYEMEVTTDEPDPTLLHRLTLHGITSRKQIEEDASAHSQEPIGTGPYRFVEWQRGSYWSAERWDGWWGYEADDAPGTTEPPFERLRFEFRPEEGVRTAMAKSGEAHIAMFPAAADCNEAEHVNTYTCLAGPSDTYLYARLDHPSAGADPRLGDKRIREAFFLSIDAQSLNEHVIEFGTPLQGQLSWDGVTGFNPELDPYPYDPDRAAGLLGEAESDGVDVAGIPLEVRGRTGATPGIGSIVEAIGGMVNDTGFNAQFGLQEPAVANEIINTKPTQDRAYVQVHVRQNPFQDLGLVLESNYYCASRAVVWCDDGFDAELENALTLSGTERAAAFEQLAADIHGEYVIYPLSQLERSYLVNDGIADWEFGLGHRLQAIYMTPAS